In Methanobacterium spitsbergense, the following proteins share a genomic window:
- a CDS encoding CPBP family intramembrane glutamic endopeptidase: MKININWKLFGILLITTVITTLMVLPYTLALSPALAKVFTPLVLIAQLIQTLIIFSIAIFIGLILAKKVGFNLPILEGWLEGKEIGTYLKSILGISIGLGVLAGIIIILVSFIFTPVSSIFQNAEISVPLWKGFLASFYGGIAEEILLRLFLMTLIVWIIFKIKKTADGKPTAAGIWLAIIISAVIFGLGHLPITGTLTSITPLIVIRAILLNGIGGIIFGWLYWKKGLESAMIGHFSADIVLHVIFPFILALLI, encoded by the coding sequence ATGAAAATTAATATCAACTGGAAACTATTTGGTATTCTTCTTATTACAACTGTTATTACAACTTTAATGGTTTTACCATATACATTAGCTCTAAGTCCAGCTTTGGCGAAAGTATTCACACCGTTAGTATTAATTGCACAATTAATTCAGACATTGATAATATTTTCAATTGCCATATTCATTGGTTTAATTCTAGCTAAAAAAGTCGGATTCAATTTGCCTATATTGGAAGGTTGGTTGGAAGGTAAAGAAATAGGAACTTATCTTAAATCAATATTAGGCATTTCCATCGGTCTGGGAGTTCTAGCAGGTATAATAATTATCTTAGTAAGTTTCATTTTTACACCTGTATCAAGTATTTTTCAGAATGCCGAAATATCTGTTCCACTATGGAAAGGGTTTTTAGCATCTTTTTATGGGGGCATAGCTGAAGAAATATTGCTTAGATTATTCTTGATGACTTTAATTGTGTGGATAATTTTTAAAATTAAAAAAACAGCAGATGGAAAACCAACTGCTGCGGGTATTTGGTTAGCAATAATTATCTCCGCAGTTATATTCGGTCTAGGACATCTGCCCATAACTGGAACTTTAACTTCAATTACACCGTTAATAGTTATTAGAGCTATTTTACTCAACGGAATTGGTGGAATAATATTCGGATGGCTTTACTGGAAGAAAGGATTAGAATCTGCAATGATAGGCCACTTCTCAGCAGATATAGTATTACATGTTATTTTTCCATTTATATTAGCTCTGTTAATATAA
- the aroC gene encoding chorismate synthase — protein MSGNKIGKMFKVTTFGSSHGKALGAVVDGCPAGLEISDKDIQVELDKRRPGTSNITTSRGEKDEVNVLSGLFNGKTDGTPITAVVYNRDMDSSAYENLKNNPRPGHGDYTWKARYGLYDYRGGGRGSGRTTIGHVIGGAIAKKILDTLNIKVLSHVIQVGNIKAAKMELNEIEANIGLNSVRCADPDAAPRMEALILHLKETGESVGGIVETIVSNVPAGLGEPVFNKLDADIAHILMGIGSVKGVEIGIGFKAAELKGSQMNDGFCIDEGKINTRTNNAGGILGGMSTGMPITARMAVKPTPSISQIQKTVDLKTMKDTEIKIAGRHDPCICPRITPVAEASVSIIIADHLIRAGYINPCKLNPKK, from the coding sequence ATGTCAGGAAATAAGATAGGAAAAATGTTCAAAGTCACAACCTTTGGTTCAAGCCATGGTAAAGCTCTTGGAGCTGTGGTAGATGGTTGCCCTGCAGGTCTTGAGATTTCAGATAAGGATATTCAGGTAGAACTGGATAAAAGAAGGCCAGGCACAAGCAATATCACAACCTCTAGGGGAGAAAAGGATGAAGTAAATGTTTTATCTGGTTTATTTAATGGAAAAACAGATGGTACACCAATTACTGCTGTTGTATATAACAGAGACATGGATTCATCGGCATATGAAAACCTTAAAAATAATCCTAGACCTGGACATGGGGACTACACATGGAAAGCAAGATACGGTTTATACGATTACAGGGGCGGTGGACGTGGTAGTGGAAGAACAACCATAGGGCATGTTATTGGAGGAGCTATAGCAAAGAAAATTTTGGATACCTTGAACATTAAGGTTTTATCTCATGTAATACAAGTTGGAAACATTAAAGCAGCTAAAATGGAATTAAATGAAATTGAAGCTAATATTGGCCTAAATTCAGTTAGATGTGCTGATCCAGACGCAGCACCTCGTATGGAAGCATTAATTCTTCACCTTAAAGAAACCGGTGAATCAGTTGGAGGTATTGTTGAAACAATAGTTTCAAATGTTCCAGCAGGGCTTGGCGAACCAGTTTTTAATAAACTTGATGCTGATATTGCACATATTCTAATGGGAATAGGATCTGTTAAAGGGGTTGAAATCGGCATAGGATTTAAAGCAGCAGAATTAAAAGGTTCACAAATGAACGATGGATTTTGCATTGATGAAGGGAAAATAAATACAAGAACTAATAATGCTGGAGGAATTCTCGGAGGTATGTCTACGGGAATGCCAATTACAGCCCGTATGGCTGTTAAACCAACACCATCTATATCCCAAATTCAGAAAACAGTTGATCTCAAGACAATGAAAGATACAGAGATAAAGATAGCGGGTAGACATGATCCATGTATCTGTCCAAGAATTACACCTGTTGCAGAGGCATCAGTATCCATAATCATTGCAGACCATCTTATTAGGGCGGGTTATATAAATCCATGTAAATTAAATCCAAAAAAATAG
- a CDS encoding helix-turn-helix transcriptional regulator, with the protein MKNKLKVYRAIHDLTQEDLAKELKVTRQTIIAIEKLKYDPSLSLAFKIAKFFKVQIEDIFVDG; encoded by the coding sequence ATGAAAAATAAATTAAAAGTCTATCGAGCAATTCATGATTTAACACAAGAGGATTTAGCAAAAGAGCTCAAAGTAACAAGACAAACCATCATTGCTATTGAAAAGCTTAAATATGATCCATCGTTAAGTCTGGCCTTTAAAATAGCCAAATTTTTTAAAGTACAGATAGAGGACATATTCGTAGATGGATGA
- a CDS encoding DUF2121 family protein: MSLIITYIGSKGCVMAGDKRRIGFFGPEGPRENLEEKLYSGSINTKEELLKKADELGINIKISDDADKIHEIGDVVVGEVRSKTVYETKRKRIYATTGAYNIIELLGSDLKTVKSGESSIIVFGNKYTQELAEKTIKRYWKSKLNLVTIRKIFESVMEEVAIETPTVSPEYDVKMKYPSIDTKEAKELLRVTILQDVKDLEEYRTQLKENLIQTSQNIQMATKIVIQGAVGNVAYVNGNEIGIILDKSIEALDTDWNTIAKPSELIEMTAEDGSKVSRGDLAVIENENLCINRTKEPLNCDFILCRADTDNKKNIK, translated from the coding sequence ATGAGTCTCATAATAACTTATATTGGAAGCAAAGGATGCGTAATGGCAGGAGATAAGAGGAGAATCGGATTTTTTGGCCCAGAAGGGCCTAGGGAAAATCTTGAAGAAAAACTCTACTCTGGATCCATCAACACAAAGGAAGAACTGTTAAAAAAAGCTGATGAACTTGGAATTAACATAAAAATTTCTGATGATGCAGATAAAATCCATGAAATTGGGGATGTTGTTGTTGGTGAAGTAAGGTCTAAAACGGTATATGAAACCAAACGTAAACGTATCTATGCCACTACCGGAGCTTATAACATTATTGAATTATTAGGATCAGACTTGAAGACAGTAAAAAGCGGTGAAAGTTCTATTATTGTTTTTGGAAATAAATATACCCAGGAACTAGCTGAAAAGACCATTAAAAGATACTGGAAATCAAAGTTGAATCTTGTAACAATTAGAAAGATTTTTGAAAGTGTAATGGAAGAAGTTGCTATTGAAACACCTACTGTAAGCCCAGAGTATGATGTTAAGATGAAATATCCTTCAATTGATACAAAAGAAGCAAAAGAGCTCTTGAGAGTAACCATACTTCAGGATGTTAAGGATCTTGAAGAGTACAGAACACAGTTGAAGGAAAACCTTATACAAACATCCCAAAATATTCAAATGGCAACCAAGATTGTTATTCAAGGTGCTGTTGGAAATGTTGCATATGTTAATGGGAATGAAATTGGGATTATCCTTGATAAAAGTATTGAAGCCTTAGACACAGATTGGAATACAATTGCAAAACCATCTGAACTCATAGAAATGACAGCTGAGGATGGATCAAAAGTGTCTAGAGGGGATTTAGCAGTTATTGAGAATGAAAATCTATGTATTAATAGAACAAAAGAACCATTAAATTGTGACTTTATTCTTTGTAGGGCTGATACAGATAATAAAAAGAATATTAAATAA
- a CDS encoding response regulator, translating to MSLDEIEILLVEDNPTDAELTMRALKRKNLINKLVWVKDGAEALDFLFAKGKYSDRNMNDLPKLILLDLRMPKVDGLEVLHEIKADDRTKRIPVVVLTSSKEDRDIVESYKLGVNSYVSKPVEFDEFIDAVSTMGFYWILINKPPSEVSHGTD from the coding sequence ATGAGCTTAGATGAAATTGAAATTCTTCTGGTTGAAGACAACCCAACAGATGCTGAACTTACAATGAGGGCCTTGAAAAGGAAAAATCTCATAAATAAATTAGTTTGGGTTAAAGATGGGGCAGAAGCATTAGATTTTTTATTTGCAAAGGGTAAATATTCGGATAGAAATATGAACGACCTTCCAAAATTGATACTTCTTGATCTAAGGATGCCGAAGGTTGACGGGCTAGAAGTACTGCACGAGATCAAAGCAGATGACAGAACTAAAAGAATTCCAGTAGTTGTTTTAACATCTTCAAAGGAAGATCGAGACATTGTAGAAAGCTACAAATTGGGTGTTAACAGTTATGTCAGCAAACCAGTTGAATTTGATGAGTTTATAGACGCTGTTTCAACCATGGGATTCTACTGGATTTTGATAAACAAACCACCATCAGAGGTAAGTCATGGAACAGATTAA
- a CDS encoding MBL fold metallo-hydrolase — translation MGDDFATITQRRMTGGFRIENIDGKNIHVDPGPGALVRTYQFGLNPMKVNILMVSHSHTDHYTDAEVMLEAMTKGMTRKKGTVIGSRSVIDGYETWGPCISKYHLSKPEVVVLEDGDHKQFDNLDITATKTIHGDPKAVGFKLEYDNFTISYTTDTEYFPELHKHHEGADVLIASVIRAGSERIRGHMSVDDFEVLVKEVKPKLAIMTHLGMKFIMEYPEREAQRVEKNTGIKIIAARDGMRIDLDDFQTKQPTLDEF, via the coding sequence GTGGGGGACGATTTCGCGACCATTACCCAGAGAAGGATGACAGGCGGATTTAGGATAGAAAATATAGATGGAAAAAATATCCATGTTGATCCGGGTCCTGGAGCACTTGTTAGAACTTACCAATTTGGATTAAATCCAATGAAAGTAAACATTCTCATGGTATCACACTCCCATACTGACCATTATACCGATGCAGAGGTAATGCTTGAGGCCATGACAAAGGGTATGACCCGGAAAAAAGGTACTGTAATTGGTAGTCGAAGTGTTATTGATGGTTATGAAACTTGGGGTCCATGCATATCCAAGTACCATCTAAGCAAACCAGAAGTGGTTGTATTGGAAGATGGTGACCATAAGCAGTTTGATAATTTAGATATAACAGCTACAAAAACTATACACGGTGATCCTAAAGCTGTGGGTTTTAAACTGGAGTATGATAATTTCACAATATCCTATACAACAGATACAGAGTACTTTCCCGAACTTCACAAGCATCATGAGGGTGCAGATGTTTTAATTGCAAGTGTTATTAGGGCAGGAAGTGAAAGGATTAGGGGTCACATGTCTGTTGATGATTTTGAGGTTCTTGTAAAGGAAGTTAAACCTAAACTCGCTATTATGACACATTTAGGAATGAAGTTCATTATGGAATATCCTGAAAGGGAGGCTCAGAGGGTTGAAAAAAATACTGGTATTAAGATAATAGCTGCACGTGATGGTATGCGTATTGATCTTGATGATTTCCAAACAAAACAACCCACACTGGATGAATTTTAA
- a CDS encoding sensor histidine kinase, translating into MEQIKILLVEDVELDAELTEHELTKAKINFISIRVEEEHDFRRELQEFKPDLILADHSLPHFDGVSALNIAKEISPDIPFIFVSGKIGEDFAVEMLKKGATDYVLKSNLPKLSHAVQRALNEFNEQAEHKKAEESLLESEKKYRTLFEKNRNPIIVFDEMGNFIDSNEAALMFLEITKNELLNKNLSDFILYEKDLKNIENKDLWKKKDILEVKFDINGKFKILEITITPVYLKDKSIVFGVGNDITERKKGENEIFRSLKEKELLLREIHHRVKNNLQIVSTLLSLQSSQSNKVDVNDLYRESQNRIQSIALIHENLYQSDDLAHINFEVYVKGLLSDLFDSYGVDSSRIKLNLDIEDVTLGIETAIPCGLIINELVSNSLKHGFTGNETGEINVEIHKIADEEYSLVESDTGVPFSDKVDFTSSKTLGLELIKNLVKQIEGQLDFNRENKEFKIIFKELEYKERL; encoded by the coding sequence ATGGAACAGATTAAAATTCTGCTGGTTGAAGATGTTGAACTTGATGCTGAACTCACTGAACACGAATTAACAAAAGCTAAAATTAATTTTATATCCATACGTGTTGAAGAAGAGCATGATTTCCGTAGGGAACTTCAAGAATTCAAACCAGATCTGATACTTGCTGATCATTCGCTTCCACATTTCGATGGAGTTTCAGCACTTAATATTGCAAAGGAAATATCTCCAGACATACCTTTCATATTTGTAAGTGGTAAAATAGGTGAAGATTTTGCTGTTGAGATGCTAAAGAAAGGAGCAACTGACTATGTGCTTAAAAGTAACCTGCCCAAACTTAGCCATGCAGTTCAAAGGGCATTGAATGAATTTAATGAACAGGCTGAACATAAAAAGGCCGAAGAATCACTTTTGGAAAGTGAAAAAAAATACAGAACCCTGTTTGAAAAGAATAGAAATCCTATAATTGTTTTTGATGAGATGGGAAATTTTATTGATTCCAATGAAGCTGCATTAATGTTTTTGGAAATAACCAAAAATGAACTTTTAAACAAAAACCTTTCAGATTTTATATTATATGAGAAAGACTTGAAAAACATTGAAAATAAGGATTTATGGAAAAAAAAGGATATATTAGAAGTTAAATTTGATATTAACGGTAAATTTAAAATTCTTGAAATTACGATCACACCAGTTTATTTAAAAGATAAATCAATAGTATTTGGCGTTGGTAACGATATTACTGAACGTAAAAAAGGTGAAAATGAAATTTTCAGGTCATTAAAAGAAAAAGAACTTCTTTTAAGGGAAATACATCATAGGGTAAAAAATAACCTGCAGATTGTTTCAACTTTACTCTCTCTCCAATCATCCCAATCAAATAAAGTTGATGTTAATGATCTTTACAGGGAAAGTCAGAATCGTATACAGTCCATTGCACTTATACATGAAAATCTGTATCAATCAGATGATCTTGCCCATATTAATTTTGAGGTATATGTTAAGGGGCTGTTATCAGATTTGTTTGATTCATACGGAGTTGATTCATCTAGGATCAAATTGAATTTGGATATAGAGGATGTTACGCTGGGGATTGAAACAGCTATTCCATGCGGACTCATTATAAATGAACTGGTATCAAATTCCCTGAAACATGGATTTACAGGAAATGAAACTGGAGAAATTAATGTGGAAATCCATAAAATAGCTGATGAAGAATATTCATTAGTTGAAAGTGATACAGGAGTTCCATTTTCTGATAAAGTAGATTTTACTTCGAGCAAAACATTGGGTTTGGAATTAATAAAAAACCTGGTTAAACAAATTGAAGGCCAATTGGACTTTAACAGAGAAAATAAAGAATTTAAGATCATTTTTAAGGAACTTGAATACAAGGAGAGACTATAA
- a CDS encoding MFS transporter: MYEHYNISDHMDSDKIEEKKVRNIALLVVALGSFLIPFMGSSLNIVLPIIQKDLAVNIILLSWIPTVFVLANAALILPFGRLGDMFGRKRIYTYGVIIYTAASLLAGLSNSGIMLIVFSFMQGFGCAMIFATGVALLSSVYPSNQRGEALGLFVTAVYIGLFLGPLLGGFLAQNFGWRSIFLFNVPFGIFLFILIKMRLHGEWKGLGGKFEIRGSLIYSLSIVALLYGFSTLNSNFGKLSLFTGVIGLLIFVLNEKRSINPILRLGILRKKVSSLSALAILLMNIANSAMWVLLSLYLQDIMHLDPQQTALIISVEPLMVALLSTPVGRLSDRIENRIFTVIGMIVTTIGLLILSQLTTNSSLLIPIIGLILVGIGLGLFSSPTTNRFIGSVEGRDYGMASSVLSTMTYAGQTMSLGIMLYIFAVYLGNVQITESNFPAFLFSLKTAFIVFAVLSGFGIIVSILIGPKKIKDDLQRID, encoded by the coding sequence GTGTATGAACATTATAATATTTCTGATCACATGGATTCTGATAAAATTGAAGAAAAGAAAGTTAGGAATATAGCACTACTTGTAGTTGCACTTGGATCCTTCCTTATACCGTTTATGGGATCATCCCTAAACATTGTTCTTCCTATAATACAGAAGGATCTAGCAGTAAATATAATACTGCTAAGTTGGATACCAACAGTTTTTGTTTTGGCAAATGCAGCATTAATACTTCCATTTGGACGCTTAGGGGATATGTTTGGCCGTAAAAGAATTTACACCTATGGTGTGATTATATATACAGCTGCATCTCTTTTAGCTGGTTTATCAAATTCGGGTATTATGCTAATTGTATTCAGTTTTATGCAGGGTTTTGGATGTGCTATGATATTTGCAACTGGTGTGGCACTTCTCAGCAGTGTTTACCCATCAAATCAACGAGGTGAAGCACTCGGATTATTTGTTACAGCTGTTTACATAGGATTATTTTTAGGTCCATTGTTAGGAGGTTTCCTGGCCCAAAACTTTGGTTGGAGAAGTATTTTCCTTTTTAACGTACCATTTGGTATTTTTCTTTTTATTCTTATTAAAATGAGACTTCATGGAGAATGGAAGGGTTTGGGAGGTAAATTTGAAATTAGAGGATCTTTGATATACAGCCTGTCAATAGTTGCACTACTCTATGGATTTTCAACACTTAACAGTAACTTTGGTAAATTATCACTTTTTACAGGTGTAATTGGTCTTTTAATATTTGTTTTAAACGAAAAAAGATCCATAAATCCAATACTGCGGCTTGGTATATTAAGAAAAAAGGTATCATCATTATCTGCACTTGCTATTTTGTTGATGAACATTGCGAATTCGGCAATGTGGGTACTTTTAAGTCTTTATCTTCAGGATATAATGCATCTTGATCCTCAACAAACAGCTCTGATAATTTCAGTCGAACCATTGATGGTTGCTTTATTATCCACCCCTGTTGGCAGACTCTCTGACAGGATTGAAAACAGAATATTTACTGTTATTGGAATGATAGTTACAACTATAGGATTGTTAATATTATCACAATTAACAACCAACAGCAGTCTATTAATACCAATTATAGGTTTGATACTGGTGGGTATAGGCTTAGGTCTTTTCTCATCCCCTACAACCAATAGATTTATTGGAAGTGTTGAAGGAAGAGACTATGGAATGGCATCAAGTGTACTTTCAACCATGACATATGCAGGTCAAACAATGAGTCTTGGTATTATGCTTTATATTTTTGCTGTGTACCTAGGCAATGTTCAAATCACAGAATCAAACTTTCCAGCTTTTCTCTTTAGTTTAAAAACAGCATTTATAGTATTTGCAGTATTAAGCGGGTTTGGTATTATTGTTTCAATATTAATTGGTCCAAAAAAGATTAAAGATGATTTGCAGAGAATTGATTAG
- a CDS encoding DUF2178 domain-containing protein has protein sequence MNQKTLRNILITTSAIQTILWVTGLILANVTLVILALIVAMAVLPVVYIHRDNIGEMFQRDKDKIMEDERTQLINEKSSTMTLGALIGTIIYVGFILVSLRNIYPEYLLTGYILLITALYGLILNIISRTYYKRKF, from the coding sequence ATGAATCAAAAAACTTTAAGAAATATACTAATCACAACATCGGCAATTCAAACAATTTTATGGGTTACAGGATTAATATTGGCAAATGTTACACTAGTTATACTGGCACTAATAGTTGCAATGGCAGTTTTACCTGTGGTTTATATCCACAGAGATAATATTGGAGAGATGTTTCAACGGGACAAAGATAAAATTATGGAAGATGAGAGAACTCAACTGATCAATGAAAAATCTTCAACAATGACTTTAGGAGCATTAATTGGGACTATAATATATGTAGGGTTTATTCTAGTCTCCCTGAGGAATATTTATCCCGAATACCTATTAACAGGTTACATTTTATTAATAACAGCACTATATGGTCTTATATTAAACATTATATCACGTACATATTATAAAAGGAAATTTTGA
- a CDS encoding sensor histidine kinase, which yields MILSSVLLAIPFLESFYNGVLQAGDYFILLLLLLVVLMVALLTERVEKVRTLKNLNNELKKEAIKLEDANNELEAFAYSVSHDLRVPLRAIDGFSRIMIEDYEDKLDDEGVRLLNIIRENTKKMGQLIDDILLLSRAGRQEMTISKLDISSLAKNVYGEFNQDTQGRNIDFTVEDLPKTKADRALITQVLTNLIGNSIKFTREKENAKINIGFKSDNEDNIYYVKDNGAGFDMKYYDKLFGLFQRLHSQEEFEGTGVGLSIVQRIISRHGGRVWGESEVGNGATIYFSIPKNLK from the coding sequence TTGATTTTAAGTTCTGTTCTTTTAGCCATACCATTTTTAGAATCATTTTACAATGGAGTTCTACAAGCTGGAGATTATTTTATCTTATTATTGTTATTATTAGTTGTTTTAATGGTTGCATTATTAACAGAAAGAGTTGAAAAGGTAAGAACATTAAAAAACCTTAACAACGAGCTTAAAAAAGAAGCAATCAAACTTGAAGATGCAAATAATGAATTGGAAGCATTTGCATATTCTGTATCCCATGATCTTCGTGTGCCCTTAAGGGCAATTGATGGATTTTCCCGTATAATGATTGAAGATTATGAGGATAAATTGGATGATGAAGGAGTTAGACTTCTAAATATAATAAGGGAAAATACCAAAAAAATGGGACAGCTTATCGATGACATACTGTTATTATCAAGAGCAGGACGTCAAGAAATGACAATTTCAAAACTAGACATTTCTTCACTTGCAAAAAATGTATACGGGGAATTCAATCAGGACACCCAGGGAAGAAATATTGATTTTACTGTGGAAGATCTGCCAAAAACCAAGGCTGACAGGGCACTTATAACACAAGTTTTAACAAATCTTATTGGCAACTCAATAAAGTTTACAAGAGAAAAAGAAAATGCGAAGATCAATATAGGTTTTAAATCGGATAATGAAGATAATATATACTATGTCAAGGACAATGGAGCTGGTTTTGACATGAAATACTATGATAAGCTTTTCGGTCTTTTCCAGCGATTACACAGCCAAGAAGAATTTGAAGGTACAGGTGTGGGACTATCTATTGTACAACGTATAATAAGCCGACATGGTGGCCGTGTATGGGGTGAAAGTGAAGTTGGTAATGGAGCAACAATATACTTTTCAATTCCAAAAAATTTAAAGTAA
- a CDS encoding methanogen output domain 1-containing protein — protein sequence MGNERIMVVEDESIVAMGIKYKLEDLGYIVVGIVATGEVAVETALKTKPDLILMDIVLKGDMDGIEAAQKIHQQQDTPIIYLTAYSDDEVLERARITEPYGYILKPFKKSEVNANIQMAIYKHGCDKKKSEIIKKRVLADFYDFILTAMPTSSTGTDIEMRELLLKVFAERLDEDLYPRFVEELSPEDIETNDQLFADYIEWLSDIFKDFGIKTIVHHKGNRSYIEFLNCPWHEDALKKPIFCLNCQAMMNRSYKWTGLSGGMERRSTIVDGSPSCRFQFKHLE from the coding sequence ATGGGTAACGAGAGAATTATGGTTGTTGAAGATGAAAGTATTGTTGCCATGGGAATTAAGTATAAATTAGAGGATTTAGGTTACATTGTTGTGGGAATAGTTGCAACTGGTGAAGTAGCTGTGGAAACTGCTTTAAAAACTAAGCCGGATCTTATACTTATGGATATTGTTCTTAAAGGTGATATGGATGGTATTGAAGCTGCACAAAAAATACACCAGCAACAAGACACTCCAATCATTTATCTGACAGCTTATTCTGATGATGAGGTTTTGGAACGTGCTAGAATAACCGAACCTTACGGTTATATATTAAAACCATTTAAAAAGAGTGAAGTAAATGCCAATATTCAAATGGCCATATATAAACATGGATGTGACAAGAAAAAAAGTGAAATCATCAAAAAAAGAGTGTTAGCAGATTTTTATGACTTTATTTTAACAGCAATGCCAACTAGTAGCACCGGTACTGATATCGAAATGAGAGAGTTGCTATTGAAGGTATTTGCCGAACGTTTAGACGAAGATCTTTACCCTAGATTTGTTGAAGAACTCTCTCCAGAGGATATTGAAACTAATGATCAGCTTTTTGCAGATTATATTGAATGGCTTTCTGATATTTTTAAAGACTTTGGTATTAAAACAATTGTACACCATAAGGGCAACAGATCATATATAGAATTTTTGAATTGCCCATGGCATGAAGATGCTTTGAAAAAACCTATTTTCTGTTTGAATTGTCAGGCAATGATGAATCGAAGCTACAAATGGACAGGTCTTTCTGGAGGTATGGAAAGAAGATCAACCATTGTGGATGGATCACCGTCATGCAGATTTCAGTTCAAACATCTGGAATGA
- a CDS encoding DUF362 domain-containing protein: MSNDIGTVFLLKTDKREKGIERLIENFDITDFKSKNIALKANFNSADPFPASTHPDTLRTLVRSIKKGEPEKITLAERSGMGDTRIVLETRGVMDIAEDEDFEVRILDEEDADDWVKVEKNGNHWMKGFYISKIFKDADKVVQTCCLKSHRFGGIFTLSLKNSVGIVAKKVPGGVYNYMGELHISPYQRSMIAEINNHYNMDLVLMDGIKAFVDKGPEQGHVVEPNLLLMSNDRIAIDAVGVAVLRHYGSTHDISKGKIFELEQIKRAAELGVGVQSADKINIVGIDAESEAVAGELDQILETQG; the protein is encoded by the coding sequence ATGTCAAATGATATTGGAACAGTTTTCTTGTTGAAAACCGATAAAAGGGAAAAAGGTATAGAAAGACTGATTGAGAATTTTGATATTACAGATTTCAAATCCAAAAATATTGCATTGAAGGCTAATTTTAACAGTGCAGATCCGTTTCCTGCATCAACACATCCAGATACACTAAGAACGCTTGTTAGATCCATTAAAAAAGGGGAACCTGAAAAAATTACTCTTGCAGAGAGAAGTGGAATGGGTGATACCAGAATTGTGCTTGAAACAAGGGGTGTAATGGATATAGCAGAAGATGAAGATTTTGAAGTCAGGATTCTGGATGAAGAAGATGCTGATGACTGGGTAAAAGTTGAAAAAAATGGAAATCACTGGATGAAAGGTTTTTATATATCAAAGATATTTAAAGACGCTGATAAGGTGGTTCAAACTTGTTGCCTTAAATCCCATAGATTTGGTGGAATTTTCACTCTATCGCTTAAAAATTCTGTTGGAATTGTTGCAAAGAAAGTTCCAGGAGGAGTCTACAATTATATGGGTGAGCTCCATATATCACCTTACCAGAGATCAATGATTGCGGAAATAAACAATCATTATAATATGGATCTAGTTTTAATGGATGGAATCAAAGCATTTGTAGATAAAGGTCCTGAACAGGGACATGTTGTTGAACCTAATCTTCTTTTGATGTCAAATGATAGAATTGCAATTGATGCAGTAGGAGTTGCAGTATTAAGACACTATGGCTCAACACATGACATATCTAAGGGTAAGATATTTGAATTGGAACAGATCAAAAGGGCAGCTGAACTAGGTGTTGGTGTACAAAGTGCTGATAAAATAAATATTGTTGGAATTGATGCTGAAAGTGAGGCTGTTGCAGGAGAACTGGATCAAATACTAGAAACACAGGGATAA